In a single window of the Terrirubrum flagellatum genome:
- a CDS encoding molybdopterin-dependent oxidoreductase — protein sequence MNVVVPVASTRITLRVNGASTTVDGSCAATLADLLRDGCGLTGVKIGCEAGDCGACTVLLDGEQVCACLVPAGHTAGRAVTTVEARDNPLLDQLRRAFLAHAAAQCGACTPGMLMAATDCLQKNPKPSHQEIADALGGVLCRCTGYVKIVEAVHAVAHGEQPRVAQAHIGMSVGRSIPRVDGWAKVSGTDLFGADDAPRDCLWVRVIRSRHERAAFSFGDLASWRAAHPGIEAVLTQADIPGENRFGIFASTRDQPVFAEGETRFRGEAVAAVVGTRAAVEAVRDVDFPVTWIPLEPLRAIDRAVAENARAIHATHPDNVLTRGYLNRGDVTVGHSQGSVTAEGEFETAFVEHAYIEPEAGWARLNTNGVMEIHACTQAPAMDRESVAIILGVPEERVRIVPTACGGGFGGKLDVSVQPLLAVAAWVTKKPARMIYTRTESMASTTKRHPSHIRARASAMKDGRLTAFEMRADFNTGAYASWGPTVANRVPVHATGPYKIPHVRNRTRAIYTNDTPAGAFRGFGVPQAAIAGETLMDDLAERIGMDRWDFRRLNAIGHGDVTPTGQTLHASAGLPQCLDALKIDWEQAMWEAQMHNATRAERYRRGVGVACMWYGCGNTSLSNPSKMRITLDRDGKLVFWNGAVDIGQGSSTVLLQIASDELGLPVEDFEFVIGDTALTPDAGKTSASRQTFVSGKAAMLAARDIRRKIIRQANVGTRARLSLRGAELHVQDGDARRVIDLRVLAGAEEFALVGEGVYDPPTTMLDENGQGVPYATYGFGAQIAEVEVDMRLGGVKVLHVAAAHDVGRAINPQLVEGQIHGGIAQGLGLALMEEFIPGRTENLHDYLIPTVGDMPRVTVRLIEDREPEGPFGAKGVGEPALIATAPAILGAIRHATGVTMRRVPVLPHRLWEAMRFHRVGHV from the coding sequence ATGAACGTCGTCGTCCCCGTCGCGTCGACAAGGATCACGCTGCGCGTCAATGGCGCCTCGACCACCGTCGACGGCTCTTGCGCGGCGACGCTCGCCGATCTCTTGCGCGACGGTTGCGGCCTCACTGGCGTGAAGATCGGCTGCGAAGCAGGCGACTGCGGCGCCTGCACCGTGCTGCTCGATGGCGAACAGGTTTGCGCGTGCCTCGTGCCTGCGGGGCATACCGCCGGGCGCGCGGTGACGACGGTCGAAGCCCGCGACAATCCGCTGCTTGATCAGTTGCGGCGCGCCTTTCTTGCTCACGCGGCGGCGCAATGCGGCGCCTGCACGCCCGGCATGCTGATGGCCGCAACCGATTGCCTGCAGAAGAATCCAAAGCCAAGCCATCAGGAGATCGCCGATGCGCTGGGCGGCGTGCTCTGTCGCTGCACCGGCTATGTGAAGATCGTCGAAGCCGTGCATGCGGTCGCTCACGGCGAGCAGCCGCGTGTTGCGCAGGCTCACATCGGCATGAGCGTCGGCCGCTCGATTCCGCGCGTCGACGGTTGGGCGAAGGTCAGCGGAACCGATCTTTTTGGCGCCGACGATGCGCCGCGCGATTGCCTGTGGGTGCGGGTCATCCGTTCGCGGCATGAGCGCGCCGCTTTCAGCTTTGGCGATCTCGCGTCGTGGCGCGCGGCGCATCCCGGCATCGAAGCTGTGCTGACGCAAGCTGATATCCCCGGCGAGAACCGATTCGGCATCTTCGCCTCAACGCGCGATCAGCCCGTCTTCGCCGAGGGCGAAACGCGCTTTCGCGGTGAAGCTGTCGCCGCTGTTGTCGGGACTCGCGCCGCAGTCGAAGCGGTGCGCGATGTTGATTTTCCCGTGACATGGATTCCGCTGGAGCCGTTGCGCGCCATCGATCGCGCCGTCGCGGAGAATGCGCGCGCCATCCATGCGACACATCCGGACAATGTGCTGACGCGCGGCTATCTCAATCGCGGCGATGTCACGGTCGGTCACTCCCAGGGGTCGGTGACGGCGGAAGGCGAGTTCGAGACCGCCTTTGTCGAGCACGCCTATATCGAGCCCGAGGCCGGCTGGGCGCGCCTCAATACGAATGGCGTGATGGAGATTCACGCCTGCACGCAGGCGCCCGCGATGGATCGCGAAAGCGTCGCAATCATTCTCGGCGTTCCCGAAGAGCGCGTGCGGATTGTTCCGACCGCTTGCGGCGGCGGCTTCGGCGGCAAGCTCGACGTTTCGGTGCAGCCTCTGCTCGCGGTCGCCGCCTGGGTGACGAAGAAGCCGGCGCGCATGATCTACACGCGCACGGAATCCATGGCTTCGACGACGAAGCGTCATCCCTCGCATATTCGCGCCCGCGCCTCGGCGATGAAGGACGGTCGCCTGACCGCCTTCGAGATGCGCGCCGATTTCAACACCGGCGCCTATGCTTCGTGGGGGCCGACGGTCGCGAACCGCGTGCCCGTGCATGCGACGGGACCTTACAAAATTCCGCATGTGCGCAACCGAACGCGCGCGATCTACACCAATGATACGCCCGCTGGCGCCTTTCGCGGTTTCGGCGTGCCGCAGGCGGCGATCGCTGGCGAAACCCTGATGGACGATCTCGCCGAGCGCATCGGCATGGATCGCTGGGATTTCCGTCGCCTCAACGCGATCGGTCACGGCGACGTGACGCCGACGGGACAGACGCTGCATGCGTCGGCCGGCCTCCCGCAATGTCTCGATGCGCTCAAGATCGACTGGGAGCAGGCGATGTGGGAGGCGCAGATGCACAACGCCACCCGCGCCGAGCGCTATCGTCGCGGCGTCGGCGTCGCCTGCATGTGGTATGGCTGCGGCAACACCTCGCTTTCCAACCCGTCAAAGATGAGGATCACACTCGATCGCGATGGCAAACTGGTTTTCTGGAACGGCGCCGTCGATATCGGGCAAGGCTCGTCGACGGTGCTGCTGCAGATCGCATCCGATGAGCTTGGGCTGCCGGTCGAGGATTTCGAATTCGTCATCGGCGATACGGCGCTGACGCCTGACGCTGGAAAGACCTCGGCCTCACGTCAGACCTTTGTGTCGGGAAAGGCTGCGATGCTCGCGGCGCGCGATATCAGGCGCAAGATCATTCGCCAGGCTAATGTCGGCACGCGCGCGCGGCTCTCTCTGCGCGGCGCGGAGTTGCATGTGCAGGATGGTGACGCCCGGCGCGTGATCGATCTCCGCGTCCTCGCCGGCGCTGAGGAGTTCGCGCTCGTGGGCGAAGGGGTCTATGATCCGCCGACGACCATGCTCGATGAGAACGGCCAGGGCGTTCCCTACGCGACCTATGGCTTCGGCGCCCAGATCGCCGAGGTCGAGGTCGATATGCGCCTTGGCGGCGTGAAGGTGCTGCATGTCGCAGCGGCGCACGATGTCGGGCGCGCCATCAATCCGCAGCTTGTCGAGGGACAGATCCACGGCGGCATCGCGCAGGGCCTTGGCCTCGCGCTGATGGAGGAGTTCATCCCGGGCCGCACCGAGAATCTGCATGACTATCTCATTCCGACGGTTGGCGACATGCCGCGCGTGACGGTCCGGCTGATCGAGGATCGCGAGCCGGAGGGGCCGTTTGGCGCGAAGGGCGTCGGCGAGCCCGCTTTGATCGCGACGGCGCCGGCGATCCTCGGCGCCATTCGTCATGCGACGGGCGTCACCATGCGTCGCGTTCCTGTTCTTCCGCATCGCTTGTGGGAGGCGATGCGCTTTCATCGCGTCGGCCATGTCTGA
- a CDS encoding FAD binding domain-containing protein: MKLLSPRSLEEALTLRAESGARIFAGGTDIFPERATRRGWGDGREESFVDLFQIPGLNVIAREGGDWRLGCLVTWSDLIHASLPPQFDGYRAAARDVGGVQIQNRGTLVGNICTASPAGDGIPCLIALEARVELKSLRGTRLVPISEFITARRRTACEPDEIVTALLVPSRDNAVSAFRKLGARRYLVISIAMASAVIETSPTERITRARVAVGACSEVAQRLPALEAAMSGAKLDATLADLVEEVHVQHLTPVDDMRSSAIYRREAAKQIVRELLIALASPQQAEAA, encoded by the coding sequence ATGAAGCTCCTGTCGCCCCGCTCGCTGGAAGAGGCGCTGACGCTTCGCGCCGAATCTGGCGCGCGAATTTTCGCCGGCGGCACCGACATCTTTCCCGAGCGCGCGACACGGCGCGGCTGGGGCGACGGCCGGGAGGAGAGCTTCGTCGACCTCTTCCAAATTCCCGGGCTGAACGTCATCGCGCGCGAAGGCGGCGACTGGCGATTGGGATGTCTGGTCACCTGGTCGGATCTGATCCACGCGTCGCTGCCGCCGCAATTCGACGGCTACAGGGCCGCGGCGCGCGATGTGGGCGGCGTGCAGATCCAGAATCGCGGCACGCTGGTCGGAAATATCTGCACGGCCTCGCCAGCCGGCGACGGGATACCCTGTCTGATTGCGCTCGAAGCGCGCGTCGAGCTCAAGAGCCTGCGCGGAACGCGGCTTGTTCCGATCAGCGAATTCATCACCGCGCGGCGGCGCACGGCATGCGAACCCGATGAAATCGTCACGGCGCTTCTTGTTCCCTCGCGCGACAATGCCGTCAGCGCCTTCCGAAAGCTTGGCGCGCGTCGTTATCTCGTGATTTCGATCGCCATGGCTTCGGCTGTGATCGAGACGTCTCCGACCGAACGCATCACGCGCGCGCGCGTCGCCGTTGGCGCCTGCTCGGAGGTGGCGCAGCGTTTGCCTGCCCTTGAAGCCGCGATGTCGGGCGCGAAACTGGACGCGACGCTCGCTGATCTCGTCGAAGAGGTGCATGTGCAGCATCTGACCCCGGTCGACGATATGCGTTCCTCCGCCATCTACCGGCGCGAGGCGGCGAAGCAGATCGTTCGCGAACTCCTCATCGCGCTGGCCTCGCCGCAACAGGCGGAGGCGGCATGA
- a CDS encoding 6-hydroxynicotinate reductase translates to MSEQGQLSREGRSLKFGAAEGDGIIRCDACPVLCRIRPGRAGACSRYANEDGVLVRVDPVIILERAIESGGAVAPFADRDWDGALIEPARTFVTGVGAGTTYPDYKPAPFIISSEHEGVDAVTVVTEGIFSYCGVKVKIDTDRHLGPECAIVRVKGEPVGHVTTAEYGSQMLSIGGVRHLTGGSKKEGNVTCDALLALCAGEAVEMTIDEGHTLIAQAGHAPLVDGKPEERMRVGCGSATIGIFAKQWFGHVDEVIVLDDHITGVLTEHQAGRVLDMKPAGVRVKGRRSTPGRYFQVANPGLGWGGTDISDPLSIIQKIDPAVAWPGMRLLLTSTTGEDALYCVLDEELKPIPQAIPQAVRNVVDRIGENCEPSLCTVLFMAGAGGSLRAGVTENPVLLTRSVASGETRVTMGGAPVYVWPGGGITIMADVTRMPKNSFGYVPTPALVAPIEFTLPRALYETLGGHMSDVTPLKDVISQLGGDARVDSWRGDNPWPLRA, encoded by the coding sequence ATGTCTGAGCAGGGCCAGCTCTCGCGCGAAGGACGCTCGCTGAAATTCGGAGCCGCCGAGGGCGATGGAATCATCCGCTGCGACGCGTGCCCCGTGTTGTGCCGCATCAGACCCGGCCGCGCCGGCGCCTGCTCGCGTTACGCCAACGAGGATGGCGTGCTGGTGCGCGTCGATCCCGTGATCATTCTCGAACGCGCGATCGAGAGCGGCGGCGCCGTTGCGCCGTTTGCCGATCGCGACTGGGACGGCGCGCTGATCGAGCCCGCGCGCACGTTCGTCACGGGCGTCGGCGCCGGCACGACCTATCCCGACTACAAGCCCGCGCCTTTCATCATTTCTTCCGAGCATGAAGGCGTCGATGCCGTCACCGTCGTGACGGAGGGGATCTTCAGCTATTGCGGTGTGAAAGTGAAGATCGACACCGATCGTCATCTCGGACCGGAATGCGCTATCGTGCGCGTGAAGGGAGAGCCCGTCGGTCATGTCACGACGGCCGAATATGGCTCGCAGATGCTGTCGATCGGCGGCGTACGTCATCTGACGGGCGGCTCAAAGAAAGAGGGCAACGTCACCTGCGACGCGCTTCTCGCTCTATGCGCTGGCGAAGCCGTGGAGATGACGATCGACGAAGGACACACGCTGATTGCACAGGCGGGTCATGCGCCGCTCGTCGACGGCAAACCGGAGGAGCGCATGCGCGTCGGCTGCGGCTCGGCGACCATCGGCATTTTCGCGAAGCAATGGTTCGGTCATGTTGACGAAGTGATTGTGCTCGACGATCACATCACCGGCGTGCTGACCGAGCATCAGGCTGGCCGGGTGCTCGATATGAAGCCCGCCGGCGTGCGCGTGAAAGGACGGCGCTCGACGCCGGGCCGCTATTTCCAGGTGGCGAATCCGGGCCTCGGCTGGGGCGGAACCGATATCAGCGATCCCTTGTCGATCATCCAGAAAATCGATCCGGCGGTCGCGTGGCCGGGCATGCGGCTGCTGTTGACTTCGACGACGGGCGAGGACGCGCTCTATTGCGTGCTCGACGAAGAGTTGAAGCCGATCCCGCAGGCGATTCCGCAGGCCGTCAGAAATGTCGTTGATCGCATCGGCGAGAATTGCGAACCGTCGCTCTGCACTGTGCTGTTCATGGCGGGCGCCGGCGGCTCATTGCGCGCCGGCGTCACCGAGAATCCTGTGCTGCTCACGCGCTCCGTGGCTTCGGGCGAAACGCGCGTCACTATGGGCGGCGCGCCGGTCTATGTCTGGCCCGGTGGTGGCATCACCATTATGGCCGATGTGACGCGCATGCCGAAGAACTCCTTTGGCTATGTCCCCACCCCTGCGCTGGTCGCGCCGATCGAGTTCACGCTGCCGCGCGCGCTCTACGAGACATTAGGCGGACATATGTCAGATGTCACGCCGCTAAAGGACGTCATCTCGCAACTCGGCGGTGACGCGCGCGTCGATTCCTGGCGCGGAGATAATCCGTGGCCCTTGCGCGCGTAG
- a CDS encoding amino acid synthesis family protein, whose amino-acid sequence MTTPSVEVRKIVVCVEDIRHDGGPLLSRSVRKGWVGCVVKNPFAGRYEPDVQWMMDALKPLGLECSTKLLAALGGDAKSIEAYGKGSIVGSAGEIEHGALWHVPGGYAMRELLGQALAIVPSAAKVAAMGASIDLPIHHKDAAYVRSHFDAMTAMIPDAPRADELAFFLTMSTGSRPHARMGGLEASQISKWDGQR is encoded by the coding sequence ATGACGACGCCATCAGTTGAAGTCCGCAAGATCGTCGTTTGCGTGGAGGACATCCGTCACGATGGCGGGCCGCTTCTTTCAAGGTCCGTTCGCAAGGGCTGGGTTGGCTGCGTCGTGAAAAATCCCTTCGCCGGCCGCTATGAGCCCGACGTGCAATGGATGATGGATGCGTTGAAGCCGCTTGGCCTGGAGTGCTCGACGAAGCTGCTTGCGGCACTTGGCGGCGACGCGAAATCGATTGAGGCCTATGGCAAAGGCTCTATCGTCGGCTCTGCGGGAGAAATCGAGCATGGCGCGCTCTGGCATGTGCCCGGCGGCTACGCCATGCGTGAATTGCTGGGGCAGGCGCTGGCGATCGTGCCCTCTGCGGCGAAGGTTGCGGCTATGGGCGCCTCGATCGATTTGCCGATCCATCACAAGGATGCGGCCTATGTGCGCAGCCATTTCGACGCCATGACAGCGATGATTCCTGACGCGCCGAGGGCGGACGAACTCGCCTTTTTCCTCACGATGTCGACGGGATCGCGGCCTCACGCGCGCATGGGCGGCCTCGAAGCGTCCCAGATCAGCAAATGGGATGGGCAGCGCTGA
- a CDS encoding ABC transporter substrate-binding protein, which translates to MKSHAFLAAACAAALSSAAHAQTLTYVDSWSVRTGWDMASDDAYLGIRAGCYEGLTKVDFDGQVKPLLATSWTQSSPTAWDFKIREGVKFQDGTPMTPDAVANSLNQLLKAPVPTRAFSSKLVKSVDVVDGGIVRITTLEPTVLLPGQIASPAVTILAPSAYKDGKVNPINACTGPFAITRVDPTQGMTLKRNDAYWGDKPALAGAEVKFIIDSNGRATQIRTGETDVSRLIPTTTLKQLKALPNVKLAEVQAPRTLMMLLNNKKAPLDDVRVRQAIQAAIDNSAIAAAVFEGAVPPAMGPFRVSDPWAPKDQKPAYDLAKAKKLLEEAGIKPGTLKLRLWGYTSKPELKDVGAVIQEMLGQVGIGVELRMAEYNAIEPDMLAGNFDMAFMSRGYLTDVPEPIGFFNADYGCSGSFNMAHYCTPEMDAELKKIFAMSNQPDRFDAYRKLAAKVQAEAINIFIVHENLYDAYSAKVKNYRAHPVNYYIMTPQLGVN; encoded by the coding sequence ATGAAATCACATGCTTTCCTAGCGGCCGCCTGCGCAGCCGCTTTATCGAGCGCCGCTCATGCCCAGACGCTCACCTACGTCGACAGTTGGAGTGTGAGAACCGGCTGGGACATGGCGTCCGACGACGCTTATCTCGGCATTCGCGCCGGCTGCTATGAAGGCCTGACGAAAGTGGACTTTGACGGACAGGTGAAGCCACTCTTGGCGACATCGTGGACGCAATCTTCGCCAACGGCGTGGGATTTCAAGATCCGCGAAGGCGTGAAGTTCCAGGACGGCACGCCAATGACGCCGGACGCGGTGGCGAATTCACTCAATCAGCTTCTCAAGGCGCCGGTTCCAACACGCGCCTTCTCAAGCAAGCTGGTGAAGTCAGTCGACGTCGTCGATGGTGGAATTGTCAGGATCACGACGCTTGAACCGACCGTGCTGCTGCCCGGCCAGATTGCGAGCCCCGCCGTGACGATCCTGGCGCCGTCAGCCTACAAGGACGGCAAGGTGAATCCCATCAATGCCTGCACGGGCCCGTTCGCAATCACGCGGGTCGATCCGACCCAGGGCATGACGTTGAAGCGCAACGACGCCTATTGGGGCGATAAACCCGCGCTCGCGGGCGCCGAGGTGAAATTCATCATCGATTCGAATGGGCGCGCCACGCAGATTCGCACCGGCGAAACCGATGTCTCGCGCCTGATTCCCACGACCACGCTGAAGCAGCTCAAAGCGCTCCCCAATGTGAAGCTCGCCGAAGTGCAGGCGCCGCGCACCCTGATGATGCTGCTCAACAACAAAAAGGCGCCGCTTGACGATGTCCGCGTGCGGCAAGCCATTCAGGCGGCGATCGATAACTCCGCGATTGCAGCGGCCGTGTTCGAGGGCGCGGTTCCGCCGGCGATGGGACCGTTCCGCGTGAGCGATCCCTGGGCGCCGAAGGACCAGAAGCCGGCCTACGACCTCGCCAAGGCGAAGAAGCTTCTCGAAGAGGCGGGCATCAAGCCTGGAACGCTCAAGTTGCGGCTCTGGGGCTACACTTCAAAGCCGGAGCTGAAAGATGTCGGCGCGGTGATTCAGGAAATGCTGGGCCAGGTCGGCATCGGCGTCGAACTGCGCATGGCCGAATACAACGCAATCGAACCCGACATGCTCGCCGGCAATTTCGACATGGCGTTCATGTCGCGCGGTTATCTCACTGATGTTCCTGAACCCATCGGCTTCTTCAACGCCGACTATGGCTGCTCCGGCAGCTTCAACATGGCCCACTACTGCACGCCTGAGATGGACGCGGAGCTCAAGAAGATCTTCGCCATGTCAAACCAGCCCGACCGCTTTGACGCCTACCGAAAGCTGGCTGCGAAGGTCCAGGCCGAGGCGATCAACATTTTCATCGTGCACGAAAATCTCTACGACGCCTATTCGGCGAAGGTGAAGAACTATCGCGCTCACCCCGTGAACTATTACATCATGACGCCGCAGCTCGGCGTGAACTGA
- a CDS encoding hydantoinase B/oxoprolinase family protein, producing the protein MSEQELDALTLAVIQAGLQQVCNEMDIAFSRSAFSPVISEAEDRSDGIYDATDGSLIAQGEFGLPVFVGVMQYSARELIRLIGEGRAKPPDEGDIYIVNDPYLGGTHLMDVRFVKPVFIEGELFCWLQNTGHWPDIGGTVPGGFSAKATEVEQEGLRLPPVKLFKRGVLDDEILAIIMSNIRVARQRLGDIEAQAAALRVGEQRLRDLIARYGLATVKQATVEIRRRSAERMRAEIRAIPDGVYRSVAFVDSDGVVNEPLRITLAVTKADDTLTFDFLGSSPPCQGPMNSVLATTLSSVYLAVKHIFPDTPLNAGAFDPLIVKTPEGTFLDAHYPRPVSGCAAEVSQRIAEAVFLALVHAIPERVTAAPAGTSGNFALGGVDIRRGAGFVMYQITGGGYGGNALHDGLSNGCSTIGISKTAPVEVMELYYPVLFRRFALREGSGGAGAHRGGFGVHYEVELLRGEARASFVMDHGRYGPPGACGGAPGAPNMVRIHRGGAVEIPEHLSKDQNIPLKAGDRVEVMTPGGGGYGDPAGRDPALVARDLRRGYYKPEEIAGWTRPPIDGAAAPLMDGGE; encoded by the coding sequence ATGAGCGAACAAGAGCTCGACGCCCTGACGCTTGCGGTCATCCAGGCGGGCCTGCAGCAGGTCTGCAACGAGATGGACATCGCGTTCTCGCGCTCCGCCTTCTCGCCCGTGATTTCCGAGGCGGAGGATCGATCTGACGGTATCTATGATGCGACGGACGGGTCTCTGATCGCGCAGGGCGAATTCGGCCTGCCGGTGTTCGTCGGCGTCATGCAATATTCCGCGCGCGAATTGATCCGGCTGATTGGCGAAGGTCGCGCGAAGCCGCCTGACGAAGGCGATATCTATATCGTCAACGATCCCTATCTCGGCGGCACGCATCTCATGGATGTGCGCTTCGTGAAGCCTGTTTTCATTGAGGGCGAGCTGTTCTGCTGGCTGCAGAATACGGGCCACTGGCCCGATATCGGCGGCACAGTGCCGGGCGGCTTCTCCGCCAAGGCGACGGAAGTAGAGCAGGAGGGATTGCGCCTGCCGCCAGTGAAATTGTTCAAGCGCGGCGTGCTCGATGACGAAATCCTCGCCATCATCATGTCGAACATCCGCGTCGCGCGGCAGCGGTTGGGCGATATCGAGGCGCAGGCCGCGGCGCTGCGCGTTGGCGAGCAGCGTCTGCGCGATCTGATCGCGCGCTATGGTCTCGCAACCGTGAAGCAGGCGACAGTCGAGATCAGGCGTCGTTCGGCGGAGCGCATGCGCGCCGAGATCCGCGCCATTCCCGATGGCGTTTATCGCAGCGTGGCCTTCGTCGATTCCGACGGCGTCGTGAACGAGCCACTGCGCATCACGCTGGCGGTCACGAAAGCCGACGACACGCTGACATTCGACTTTTTGGGCTCAAGCCCTCCCTGCCAGGGACCGATGAACAGCGTGCTCGCGACCACGCTGTCGTCAGTCTATCTCGCGGTGAAGCATATTTTCCCGGATACACCGCTGAACGCCGGCGCTTTCGACCCGCTGATCGTGAAGACGCCGGAAGGCACGTTTCTCGACGCGCATTATCCCCGGCCGGTGTCCGGCTGCGCCGCCGAAGTCTCGCAGCGCATCGCCGAGGCGGTCTTCCTCGCGCTGGTGCATGCGATCCCCGAGCGGGTCACCGCCGCGCCGGCGGGCACGTCGGGGAATTTCGCGCTCGGCGGCGTTGATATCAGGCGCGGCGCGGGCTTCGTCATGTACCAGATCACCGGCGGCGGCTATGGCGGCAACGCGCTGCATGACGGGTTGAGCAACGGCTGCTCGACCATCGGCATCTCCAAGACCGCGCCCGTCGAAGTGATGGAGCTTTATTATCCCGTGCTGTTCCGGCGTTTCGCCCTGCGCGAAGGCTCGGGCGGAGCCGGCGCCCATCGCGGCGGCTTCGGCGTGCATTACGAGGTCGAGCTGCTGCGCGGCGAGGCGCGCGCGTCCTTCGTGATGGATCACGGCCGCTACGGACCGCCCGGGGCCTGCGGCGGCGCGCCCGGCGCGCCGAACATGGTGCGCATCCACCGGGGCGGCGCGGTGGAAATTCCGGAGCATCTTTCCAAGGACCAGAACATCCCGCTCAAGGCGGGCGACCGGGTCGAGGTGATGACGCCCGGCGGCGGCGGTTACGGGGATCCTGCCGGTCGCGACCCGGCGCTGGTCGCGCGCGATCTCAGGCGCGGCTATTACAAGCCGGAGGAAATCGCCGGCTGGACGCGGCCGCCGATTGACGGCGCGGCCGCGCCGTTGATGGATGGGGGCGAATGA